A segment of the Fusarium oxysporum f. sp. lycopersici 4287 chromosome 4, whole genome shotgun sequence genome:
NNNNNNNNNNNNNNNNNNNNNNNNNNNNNNNNNNNNNNNNNNNNNNNNNNNNNNNNNNNNNNNNNNNNNNNNNNNNNNNNNNNNNNNNNNNNNNNNNNNNNNNNNNNNNNNNNNNNNNNNNNNNNNNNNNNNNNNNNNNNNNNNNNNNNNNNNNNNNNNNNNNNNNNNNNNNNNNNNNNNNNNNNNNNNNNNNNNNNNNNNNNNNNNNNNNNNNNNNNNNNNNNNNNNNNNNNNNNNNNNNNNNNNNNNNNNNNNNNNNNNNNNNNNNNNNNNNNNNNNNNNNNNNNNNNNNNNNNNNNNNNNNNNNNNNNNNNNNNNNNNNNNNNNNNNNNNNNNNNNNNNNNNNNNNNNNNNNNNNNNNNNNNNNNNNNNNNNNNNNNNNNNNNNNNNNNNNNNNNNNNNNNNNNNNNNNNNNNNNNNNNNNNNNNNNNNNNNNNNNNNNNNNNNNNNNNNNNNNNNNNNNNNNNNNNNNNNNNNNNNNNNNNNNNNNNNNNNNNNNNNNNNNNNNNNNNNNNNNNNNNNNNNNNNNNNNNNNNNNNNNNNNNNNNNNNNNNNNNNNNNNNNNNNNNNNNNNNNNNNNNNNNNNNNNNNNNNNNNNNNNNNNNNAACGAAAAGGGGCCAGAGTAGAAACTTCTCGGCGCTACTTCCTGTGTCCAGGTTCGTTGCGTAATAGACCACCTGGCTGACAAGGCTCTGGATGCTCTGGTGGCCTGAAGGTAACGATGGGCTCACTAGTCGCTCCGTGTATAATAGGGCGGCATAGCGGAAAGCCTCAGAGAGGGATTCCAGGTCTCGTAGTTGACCCTGTGTACAGGGCTCAGGAAGTGAGGCGCTGACCCTGGAAGCATCGAAGTTCCAATTTTGGAGGGCTAGCCGTGCTTCTTTCCACTCATGCCAAAATAGGGAGCGACCTTCTTCGTAAGACGTGGCCGGGGCACTTGTTGGCGCAGCTCGATCCTCGTGGATTCCCGTGTTTGATCGCCCATCACCGAGACCATGGCTAGTGACACTGCTCATGTCTCCTATCTGATCGTTCACATTAAACCCTGTGAGAGATTCTCGCCGAGCGTGACCTAGTGGGGAGATGTAAGACAAGGACGGTGATCGTTCAGGTACTTCATGAGTTCCATATGCGGCAGCTGGTTTTCGTACGGAGCGATTCTGAGACAATAGATTCAGGCGTCCGAGTCTGCTAatggtcttgaagagctcGCGGTCACACCCCACCAGGTTCTCGGCTCCAACAGGCAAGAGTTGAGAGTCTGACACCCCACTGAAACCGGGATACACTTGGGACTCGCGCTCGTTGATGCTGGCAGAAATGGCGTCAAAGTAGTTGAAAATAGCCTCCATCCAGGCAGAATTGCTAGATGTTGCAAGATGCTGAGTTCGAAGAGCAAGAATCTTGCTGACACCAGCAAACTGAGTATGGAATTTGGCGATACCGGACTCAACCATGCGGTAATGACACAGTAGGAGGATCGTAGCAAGGACTGAATCGTGAATTGCTTTGGTCCGGTCGTTGAGTTGTTCGTTTAATAGGTGCACAGCCAGGTTACGGTGTTGGTATTCCTCGGCGAGGGACAGGTCGTCGGGCTGAGTGTCTGCCATGGCTTCGGCGGCATGTTTGTCAGCCATCAACTTCTCAGAAAGATCTCGTGTATCACGTCCGAGACTCAGTTTCCTCTTCATGCGGAGATTGCAGGATGCAAGAGCACAAATTGCATGGCTCAAACTCTGGCTGTTTACAGCTAGTCGCAGAATATGGTCTCGAAATGGGTTGTGTGGCCCGTCGATAAAGACCATGGAGGGACACATGATGTTCTCGTAGTAATCCATGAAAAAGGgcatcttggagatgaggtcCTGGCTCACATGAACAGAATGATTTTCGGAAGCGGTTGGCCAACCCGAGGGAGCAAAGTCCGAATGATGAGATTtaacatcttcatcttgcaTCGATGGAGACTGCCAGGAGATCGGCATCGAGCTGTAGCTGGCGCCATATGTATCGACTTCAGGCACGCCTGCACACGTTAGAACCAAGGAATTCATTGGTTCCATCTGAGCTTACCGAATGAATCACAATCCCGAACCATCCTGTTGCCCATTTGCGAGTCAAAGGTATCGGTATGCGAGTGAAGGCTGGAGCTCATTTCTGAAGGAGCATGGGCGAGGCTGGGGCATGAGGTCGGGGCGAAGGTCCTTGCGTGTTCGGCGTAGAGGGATGCTGGGGGGCTCTGAGGACCAGGAGAGCTGGTGCCTGTTGTATAGCTGTCGTACATGTAGGACGGGCTGTGAACATAAGAGACGTCGTCTCTGGTATAAGACTGGCTCATGGGCGATACGTAGCCAACGTCGGGAGTAAGGGGATCGATAGAAGATGAGAGGTTTTCTGTTACAAGAGGCACCGGGAATCGATGAAGATTTTGTGCTGTTTCTTGAGCGGGAGAATAGTTGACCGCACCCCAGTTTCCTTGGTGGATAGGGGTTGCATGCTCAGGATGGGGGATAGAGAGGTAGTCGTATCCTGCCATGGTAAATGGTGTTGTAGGTGCAGAAGCGACTTGTGTCACTGCAGGAATATCAATAGGGCCTTGGCGCATCCGGCTGACTTCATCTTCCGTCCCTGAACGAGCAATggcagagcttcttgatgatgcaGTCGAGTGTTTTCTAGGTTCACGAGTAACAGGGGGAGCTTTTGCAATGGGCAGAGACAAGCCACGAAGCTTGCCTCGACTGGCCACGCCAACTCCCCAAGTAAGTTGTGTTTTATAACCAGAACATTCACTGCCAACCTCGAGACACTGAGAGCAGTATGGTCTTCTACGGTCACacttgatgttcttcttggagcAAGAGAAACAATCATCAGAAGCGCCACCAGCAGGAGCACGTCTTCTGCGCTTTCGTACTGCAGAGGGATCCTTGACCGTGACGGTCGGTTGTGACATGGCGGCTGTCATGTTCGTGAAGTTGAAGGGGTAAAGTGTGTAAGAGGTGGATGGGTGTTGAGAGAGTTGTCGAGGCCAAGGTATATAGCCAAGTTGAGTCAAGTTAATGTGtatgttgagaagagtcGAGGTGAAGTTGGTGGTGGAGTAGTGGTACAGTTAAAGAATTTGGATATGAGGAACTCATAAGAGTATAGACAACGGGGAGATCTTAGAAACGGTGGAAACACGATGTTAAAGTATGAAGTCTTCAGGAACGGGGTATGAATATGGAAGTGGCGCTCTAGGACGGTATAAGGCAAGATGAAGACCAGATAGAAGAGGCGAGGGGTGTTCAGAGATAGAGGAGGGTATCGCCCAGTACTTGAGAGCAGCATCAAGACCCTGAAGCCGCGGCAGGGATCATGACGGGGAGCAGTGCACATGAGGGGTGCAGGGAGAGTGAGGGGTGTGGGTGAAGTTCATTACAAGGAGTGGTAGCGTGATATAGCGTAGTGATGTACCTACAGCAGATAGGCACGTTTAAGATCGAGAGAGCGGGACGTCTGATGAGAGACGGGAGTGGAGGGGGGGGATGGGGGATGGACTCCCATGATGGGGGCACCGTTGGCTCTGGCTTGTCTTGCTGTGGCTGTCTCTGGCACTGGCTCTGGCGTTGGCATCATCGTCCCAAACCCAAGCAAGCGTGTCTTTTTGCGATGATCAGCGGGGGATCCTTGGATGCCATCTCCATTTCGGCCGAGGTAGAGGAGCAGAATAGGTTAACTAGTGACAACCACAGAAGGGATTCCCCTGGCAATAAGAAAATGGTTTCAGTCTCAACGGACCCAgtccaatctcaatctctctCGGTGTGTCTTGGCCGGTGCTGGCGGTGATGTCTACAGTAGATAGCGGCAACGCGGGCCTCCTTCATACGTCGTTgtttggagaagaggaagagaaataTGGAGAGACGACGACCTGAACCAGGAAAACTTCACTCACAATGACGGGAAGATGGAGGGGAGGGGCGGGATCGAAGATTGCGTGGGCGTGGCTACTCGCTACGGTACGAAATGGTAAGTGTAATTGCAACCAAACAAGTTCGTTACGGTTAAGGTACCTTGTTTGTCGTGTGGAATGTGAGCAGTCGTAAGTATCTATCTCTAGCCCCAGGAAAGTGGTTCATTCTTTCCCTGCCGACCCTGTAAGTCTTTGGGGTAAGCCAGCAAGCACCCGCCCCAAGTCGGGTGGATAGAACCTCCCATCGTTCGGCGGCCTACGGGGGGTTAAGCCCCCCCGGCTTGATCTCCATGAGCGGTTTAGTGGCCGTCGGTATAGCGCTGCGAGGCACCTAGCGCTGTTCATACACCGGTATAACTGTCCTTGGCCGTTCCCACATTGCCTGGGGTTTCTGATTTGGCCAGCCCATGTTCATCGAGTTCGTCCCTTGTAGAGCAAGGTCTCACTCGCTCTCTTCCGCCCGAGTTCCCCCCCAACTCTCGGATCTTGGACAGATTGGACTCACGAAACTCTTATTCTGTACTGTAATCGTCGCGGACAAGGAAGCACTCAAGACAAGGTTGAAAATCTAGGCCAAGTCCGGGAAAGAGTGCAGCGAGCGCCAAGTCGGGGACGATTGCGCAAAGGGAATAGAGCCTCAAAGCATAAAAGCCGCCGGTAATAACTAGAGATGAGTTAAGATTGATGCGTGAATATCCAAGATTTGCAAGGGAACCCAGGTAATGTAGGAGAATTAGGCAAGTTTTGTTCCTCTTTGTGGCTTGTCACGTAGCATCCTCTCGTCTAGATGAAAAACCGTCTGGAGCCGACATGACAACGGTATACGGCCGAAGCACACCTGAGGCTCAATCCAGTCTTGTAGACTCTGTAAGGAGCTTTGTTCCGGCATAGGTCTATGCTTCCAGTCTAGATAGCTCATCATACATGACACAACGGGCTGGCAGAGTGACGGTTTGGGGCtaagatcaagaaggaacCTGCATACTGACACTGACACCGTAGATAGTCTGGTGCGCAAGTAGTTTGACGCTATgggagaaaaaaaaattcGAAGAACTCAGGGGAAAAGAGGCTTCAAATTCAATCTGTCCAAGCTTTTCACCTTTCTGTCGTACAAGTCAGTTCAGACTGTAGACTAGAGGTAAGATACTTATCTCTCAGACACTCTCGGAATCGCCGACGAGGCTGCGATAAGTCAACTTCTCCCACTGTCACTGGTTGTCACTACAGTACTGGACGATACTGTAGCTCTTGGCAGTTGTCGATCACATAGCATCGACAGATGCAGGTTCGAATGGTTCCTGACGACAGGAAGATAAGATATCCGTTATCATATCCGTAATGGAAACAAAAGATCTTTATTGCGTGCGAGCTAGGTACCTATCTCAAGCGACAAAAGAGCCAAGACAGGCCAGGATGCACCAGACAAGGAGACTTGCATACAGACATCCTGGATCCATGTAGCGACAAGGGTGACAAAACCGCCGCCGGGTGCACCTTAAAATCATCCGCTGCatttgcatttgcatttgTAGTTCCATATCCACAACCATAGGCGCTAAAGCGATCCACTCCCGGGGCATCGTAAGCACCCTTGACCGTGGTCAGGTCAGGTCCTTTTGCAACGTGACTGCCCAATCAAAAATGTCCATTCCTTCGTCTcaaccatctccatctccactGAAGACAACCTCATC
Coding sequences within it:
- a CDS encoding hypothetical protein (At least one base has a quality score < 10) — translated: MTAAMSQPTVTVKDPSAVRKRRRRAPAGGASDDCFSCSKKNIKCDRRRPYCSQCLEVGSECSGYKTQLTWGVGVASRGKLRGLSLPIAKAPPVTREPRKHSTASSRSSAIARSGTEDEVSRMRQGPIDIPAVTQVASAPTTPFTMAGYDYLSIPHPEHATPIHQGNWGAVNYSPAQETAQNLHRFPVPLVTENLSSSIDPLTPDVGYVSPMSQSYTRDDVSYVHSPSYMYDSYTTGTSSPGPQSPPASLYAEHARTFAPTSCPSLAHAPSEMSSSLHSHTDTFDSQMGNRMVRDCDSFGVPEVDTYGASYSSMPISWQSPSMQDEDVKSHHSDFAPSGWPTASENHSVHVSQDLISKMPFFMDYYENIMCPSMVFIDGPHNPFRDHILRLAVNSQSLSHAICALASCNLRMKRKLSLGRDTRDLSEKLMADKHAAEAMADTQPDDLSLAEEYQHRNLAVHLLNEQLNDRTKAIHDSVLATILLLCHYRMVESGIAKFHTQFAGVSKILALRTQHLATSSNSAWMEAIFNYFDAISASINERESQVYPGFSGVSDSQLLPVGAENLVGCDRELFKTISRLGRLNLLSQNRSVRKPAAAYGTHEVPERSPSLSYISPLGHARRESLTGFNVNDQIGDMSSVTSHGLGDGRSNTGIHEDRAAPTSAPATSYEEGRSLFWHEWKEARLALQNWNFDASRVSASLPEPCTQGQLRDLESLSEAFRYAALLYTERLPGGLLRNEPGHRK